The genomic window ATAAGCTTTCTTCTTCAAGACCTTCATCTAATTTCTGATCACTGACATCAGGGTCTATATAATTTGTGCATGAAATACCAGTTGATGTCATGACCCATCCTCCAACATTTTTTGACCCGCCTCCAGATGGATCTTTTACAGCAGATTTAGGTGAGATAGACATTGTATTACCGAAATTAACAATGCCTCCCGTTACTTTGTGTATCTGAATTTCTCCGAAAATTGATGCCATCTTTATTAACATCCTTTTGAAAAAATATTTATTAGCATCATATGTTTCATTCATCAAATTGAAACTTGGTTTAGCGAGAGAAAATGACAGGAGTGCAGCATAAATGCCGAATGCCAATATGTCATAATTTTTATAGACTAAAGCTAGTGGCAGTCCCAATAAGTGAGTAGTCCAATCTTGGGCGAACCAAATCATCGTACTTCTCATATTTTATGAATAGTAGGACAAACACAATGTGATCTTCTAATCATAAATTTCTTTTAAGAGGGGATAACGATTGACGATAAAACCATTGACATACAAAGTTTCTAAAAACCTCACGAAGGAGCTAAGTATCTTTTTAGGCGGAGATACGATGTTAGGTGATGCGGCACAAAAAATATTAGACAGGGAAGGGTATGTCTACCCCTTTAAATACCTGGATCGAATATATAAATCAGCGGATGTACGGTCATTTAATCTTGAGACTCCAATCAGCAAACATGCAAAAAGGCTCGAAGTGGAAAAAGAATATATTTATAACATGCCCCCTCAAGTGCTTGATGTATTTAAACAAAAGGGGTTCAACGTTTTTTATTTAGCTAATAATCATATGACTGATTTCGGACATGAAGGCTTATTGGAAACAATTTCGCATATAAATAATAATTCAATGCTAGCGATCGGTACCGGAAGGAATAAAGAAGAAGCAAGAAGAGCACTCGTCATTAGGAAAGGAAATGTTAAGGTCGCACTAGTAAATTACATGAGCTTCAGGAAAAGCTATCACGAGAAATATCAACACTTTGCGTCTACTAATCATAGTGGTGTAGCGGCTTTGTCTCGAAAAGCAGTATCCGATGATATTAAGGCCTTAAGAAATATAGGGATAAACACGATTGTTGTGTCCATTCATTGGGGAAATAATTATGAACCCGTATCAGAAGAGCAATTAAAACAGGCAAAAATGATTGTGAAAGCCGGTGCTGACATTATCGTTGGACATGGATCACACCAGTATCAGCCAATAAGCATATTGGATGGAGTCCCCGTTTTTTACAGTGTTGGAAATTTTATTTTCAATACACCTGGTCGATCCTCTCTCACCTATGGATTTCCCATTACTTTACACTTTAACGAAAGTGGATTAATAAGGGCTGATATTTGGCCACTCCATACAAATAATAAAGTCGTTAAGTTCCAACCTCGGCATTTATCTGGTAAAGAAGCGTATGAGGCCATTCATGAGTTATATACAAACTCCAAATTAGATGGATTGAAAAAAGAAATCGATATGGATAAAGGTGTTTTATTTTTTTAATCAAAGCTATATTAGCGATTATTGTTGATTACCAGCCTTATGCATGCGAACGGGTTATATTCGGACGAATAACGTAGAGAGCAGGTGTGCATAAGACGGTCTGACCGCAAAATTCATTAAACAAAAAACGATTAGCTGGGTTTAATTTGAAATAAATTAAGGAAAATCCCAAAAAATAGGTGTTTGAATCACTTCACATAAGTTACAATTAAGGTAAAAAAAGGTGACTTTATGCTAGTTAAGCAGATTCTTAGGAAAAGCTATGTATGGATGCTGATATTAATACTTAGTTCAAATTTCATATTGTATCGAACGCCCCTTTCTCCATTGGTTCTTACGGATGAAACGAAATGGTTGTTCTAGGGTCTCTGCTAGATTTAGCAATTATTTCACCATTATTAGTATTAGCCATAAATAAGAAAAAGGGTTCCTTCGTTAAGCGTTTTATTATTTTGATGGCAGGTGGACTAATACTAGCCAAATTCTTAATCCCCATGAAATATTTTGAACCATTTATCTGGATCTCCTATATTGGTTTTGGGGTTGAGGGACTATTGATTCTGGTAGAATTGTCGTTGCTTTTTATGCTAGTTCGATATATGCCTGACATCATTCAAAAAGTGCGCAACAGTGATGAAACACTATTATTCTCCTTTCCTGCTGTGAGGGAAAAAGTACGAAGTCATCCCATTGTAAAAGTTTTTTCCTCTGAATTACTTATTTTTTACTATGCCTTTGCGTCATGGAGGAAAAGTCCCCCGAAAGGAAAGGGATTTTTCACTCTACATACAAAATCTAGCTTACTGGCATTTCATATTATGTTGATTCATGCGATTGTGATTGAAACACTGGGACTTCATTGGTGGCTGCACGATAAGTCCATCGTTTTGTCGATTGTTCTCCTTATCTTAAATATATATTCAATTATATTTTTTCTTGGCGAAATTCAGGCTGTCCGTCTAAACCCAGTCAATTTAACAGATAATCGGTTATACTTATCCCTTGGCTCAGCAAAGAAAATGGTCGTTTCACTTGATGATATTGCTGCTGTTACAACGGACCAACAAGTATTAGAACAAAAAATAAATAGTAAAACAACAATTGATTTTATTGCACGGGATTTTGAAGAGGTTCATCCCCATATGATCCTAGAATTAAAGAAACCTTGCCGTGCGACACTCATTCTAGGAATAGAAAAGTCATTTACTAAAGTGGCTATCCGCTTGGACGATCCGATAAAATTTCATCAAGAGTTGAAAAAGCGAATCAATATGTAAGCCTAAGTGAAATAAAGATAAAAGAAATGCGATCCCCTAGTCAGAGAATCGCATTTCTTTTATTTCATTTTAGTAGTCAATTCATTTTCAATGGTTGCCGGATAGTATAGTAGTATTAATTTAATTGGTCCAGGTGGTACTGCAGAAATTGATACGAATAATGGGAAAATTAATATAAATGAAAAATTTAATTAATGTTTAGGTTATATAATTATGTGAGAGTGGAATAATCAATTACTGCTAGCTTGAGAGAATTTAAGCTGGAATAAACTGGGGAGGGGGAACAAAATATTGAACATGAAAAATAAAGAATCACATAAAAATGCAGACTTTAATGCGGCATTGTTGGAGCTGGAGTTTAACAAAAAGAGGTTTAAAAATGGAAAAGAGTATTATGATGAAGAACAGGATCAAAAGGAAATCAAAGATTATTATCATCAAATTGATTTTAATGAAGTGGACAAAAAAGAGTTATATAAGAAACTTAATCAGCTAATTACGAGTACACATGAAAATCAGCTGCCTTATAACGCTAAAACCCGGAATTATCTCTATTCAAGAATTGACCTCCATATAGACGGGAAGTTGAAGAGCATCTATTCCGGAAAAGAAAGAGATCCTGAACAAGTCATAAAAGATGATTATGAGGCAGAAAGAAAAAGAATAGAAGCCTATGCCAAGTTGCAAAAAAGCGGCTCGAAAACCGATTATGAAATACAGATGGCGATGGCGTCCATTGAAAGTGAAAATATGTATAATTGTGAACATGCCGTTCCTCAGTCATGGTTTGATAAGGATAATCCAATGAGAGGAGATTTACATCATCTTTTTACGTGTGAAATAGATTGCAATTCATTAAGGTCCAATCATCCTTATTTTGATTTTGTGGACTATTCTCCTCAAATGGAGACGGAAGCGATCAGAGCACAGTGCGGGAAATATGAAGAGGGTAAGTTTGAACCTGAAAGCGGAAAAGGTGAGGCTGCCAGGGCAACATTGTATTTTTTGTTAAGATATCCAGGAGAAATTAGCCGATATAGCAGTAAGGACATTGAGATGCTGCTAAAATGGCATCGTGAATATAAAATATCCATTTATGAAAAACATCGCAACAAAGAGATCTTCCATATTCAAAAGAACAGAAATCCTCTAATTGATTTTCCTCAATATGCCGACATAATCGATTTTACGTTAGGTTTATCATTGTGATTAATAGATGAAGCTATTTTTATTATATGGGTATTATTAAAATGGAGAGGGCTCCCAAAAGTCAGTTAGGCTGACTTAAAGGATAGCCCCTTTTCTGTTATTTGATTTTTATATTCACTTTCTTATCAATAGTTGCCGGATAGTCTATAAGTTTTAATTTGATTGGTCCAGGTGGTACAATTTCAGAAGGATATGGAATTTGATATATAATAAAATCTTTATCAGGTGATCTAGATACTCCTTCATTTTCACCAATAATATTACCATTCTTATCGATAGCATGTGTGAATATTAAATCGACATTGGAGTCAGTTTTGGTTTCTAACTTTAATTGAATTATATCTCCCCATGCTTCGATCTCTGTAAATTTCCCGTCTTTAGGTGACTTAAGGATTTTTTTGTTAACTGGATCGATTTCGAGCCATAGTTCATCTTTATCAAGTGCCCGAAGAGAACTGAATTGCAAATTTAACTTTTTCGGGTTGGAGAAGTAGTTACTTTGCAAATGTATGATGTATTCGTCTTCATTAATAGGATAATTTCCTTTTACACTTAAACCCCAAACCTCTCCCGTTTCGTCAATTAACCGAAGATCATTAAAACCGAAAATTTGCTTACTATTTTGTGGATTAATTGAAACATGTACATCTGTCTGTGATGGATAAACTGCGACCTCTTTAATTGTAATCTCTTGACCTTCAATTACTACTGTCTCATTCAGATCAAACACTTTCTTTTCTACAAACTTGCTTTCATCTAAATGCAACGGAATTTCCCAAACATCTTTCTGGGCTACCCTATCAATACTAAATTGGGCTGAAAAAATAAGATCCTTCGGAAGCTGTTTTTGCTCATTAAGGACCATCCTTAATTCTAAAAGCGAATTTTTATCTATTGTCCACCATTCTCCATATGTTTGAATGGGAAGCTCTTCGCCTTTATGATTTAAGAGTTTAAAATTATCTGCCACGACATGAAGATCTTCATTTTCAGCATGATAGTTATAAAACAAAATTAATCCTTTTTCATCATGGATGACAGAATCTATCGTTAGGTGTATACCGGCGTGTTCGACAGTAGCATTCACTTTTTGTATGTAATCATTTTCTGCCGCTGCCAACAGCCCTTTGTCATAGCGGACAAATTCTATAACCTTGTCCATTCCTGGAATATTTTTCATATAAGTAGCCATTGTTTCGGAAACATTCACTGTTGTGAAAAAGGAAATAATGATCATGCTTGCCGTTAAAAGAATTTTCAACGGGCGTAATTTTCTCTTTTTTATTTTTAGTTCTTTTCCGCGTTTCATGCCTTCTAAGATTGCCGAATCAGCCCGATCATCAGAAAAAACAATCTCATTATAAAAATCTCTTGATTTCTCCAATTCTTTTTCTTCTTTTTCAAACATTCAGCCCACTCCTATCCTCCATTTGATTTCTCAGCGCTTTGAGTCCTTTGTATAACCATGTTTTTATCGTGGATTCAGGACGTTCCAATATTTCTGCGATATCTTTTATCCGGAGATCGTGGTAATACTT from Bacillus sp. DTU_2020_1000418_1_SI_GHA_SEK_038 includes these protein-coding regions:
- a CDS encoding spore germination protein codes for the protein MASIFGEIQIHKVTGGIVNFGNTMSISPKSAVKDPSGGGSKNVGGWVMTSTGISCTNYIDPDVSDQKLDEGLEEESLFP
- a CDS encoding CapA family protein, with the protein product MTIKPLTYKVSKNLTKELSIFLGGDTMLGDAAQKILDREGYVYPFKYLDRIYKSADVRSFNLETPISKHAKRLEVEKEYIYNMPPQVLDVFKQKGFNVFYLANNHMTDFGHEGLLETISHINNNSMLAIGTGRNKEEARRALVIRKGNVKVALVNYMSFRKSYHEKYQHFASTNHSGVAALSRKAVSDDIKALRNIGINTIVVSIHWGNNYEPVSEEQLKQAKMIVKAGADIIVGHGSHQYQPISILDGVPVFYSVGNFIFNTPGRSSLTYGFPITLHFNESGLIRADIWPLHTNNKVVKFQPRHLSGKEAYEAIHELYTNSKLDGLKKEIDMDKGVLFF
- a CDS encoding beta-carotene 15,15'-monooxygenase: MVVLGSLLDLAIISPLLVLAINKKKGSFVKRFIILMAGGLILAKFLIPMKYFEPFIWISYIGFGVEGLLILVELSLLFMLVRYMPDIIQKVRNSDETLLFSFPAVREKVRSHPIVKVFSSELLIFYYAFASWRKSPPKGKGFFTLHTKSSLLAFHIMLIHAIVIETLGLHWWLHDKSIVLSIVLLILNIYSIIFFLGEIQAVRLNPVNLTDNRLYLSLGSAKKMVVSLDDIAAVTTDQQVLEQKINSKTTIDFIARDFEEVHPHMILELKKPCRATLILGIEKSFTKVAIRLDDPIKFHQELKKRINM
- a CDS encoding endonuclease I family protein yields the protein MKNKESHKNADFNAALLELEFNKKRFKNGKEYYDEEQDQKEIKDYYHQIDFNEVDKKELYKKLNQLITSTHENQLPYNAKTRNYLYSRIDLHIDGKLKSIYSGKERDPEQVIKDDYEAERKRIEAYAKLQKSGSKTDYEIQMAMASIESENMYNCEHAVPQSWFDKDNPMRGDLHHLFTCEIDCNSLRSNHPYFDFVDYSPQMETEAIRAQCGKYEEGKFEPESGKGEAARATLYFLLRYPGEISRYSSKDIEMLLKWHREYKISIYEKHRNKEIFHIQKNRNPLIDFPQYADIIDFTLGLSL
- a CDS encoding DUF4179 domain-containing protein, which produces MFEKEEKELEKSRDFYNEIVFSDDRADSAILEGMKRGKELKIKKRKLRPLKILLTASMIIISFFTTVNVSETMATYMKNIPGMDKVIEFVRYDKGLLAAAENDYIQKVNATVEHAGIHLTIDSVIHDEKGLILFYNYHAENEDLHVVADNFKLLNHKGEELPIQTYGEWWTIDKNSLLELRMVLNEQKQLPKDLIFSAQFSIDRVAQKDVWEIPLHLDESKFVEKKVFDLNETVVIEGQEITIKEVAVYPSQTDVHVSINPQNSKQIFGFNDLRLIDETGEVWGLSVKGNYPINEDEYIIHLQSNYFSNPKKLNLQFSSLRALDKDELWLEIDPVNKKILKSPKDGKFTEIEAWGDIIQLKLETKTDSNVDLIFTHAIDKNGNIIGENEGVSRSPDKDFIIYQIPYPSEIVPPGPIKLKLIDYPATIDKKVNIKIK